The Ranitomeya variabilis isolate aRanVar5 chromosome 7, aRanVar5.hap1, whole genome shotgun sequence genome includes a window with the following:
- the LOC143784792 gene encoding histone H2B 1.2-like, protein MPDPAKSAPAPKKGSKKAVTKTTPKKDGKKRRKSRKESYAIYVYKVLKQVHPDTGISSKAMGIMNSFVNDIFERIAGEASRLAHYNKRSTITSREIQTAVRLLLPGELAKHAVSEGTKAVTKYTSAK, encoded by the coding sequence aTGCCTGATCCCGCCAAGTCTGCGCCTGCGCCCAAGAAGGGCTCCAAGAAAGCTGTTACTAAAACGACTCCGAAGAAGGACGGCAAgaagcggaggaagagcaggaaggagagctacgccatctacgtgtacaaagtgctgaagcaggtccaccccgacaccggcatctcctccaaggccatgggcatcatgaactccttcgtcaacgacatcttcgagcgcattgcaggggaagcctcccgcctggctcactacaacaagcgctccaccatcacctcccgggagatccagaccgccgtgcgcctgctgctgcccggagagctggccaagcacgccgtgtccgagggcaccaaggccgtcaccaagtacaccagcgccaagtga